In Priestia megaterium NBRC 15308 = ATCC 14581, the following proteins share a genomic window:
- a CDS encoding class I SAM-dependent DNA methyltransferase, with product MSRYGEFAYVYDQLMADVPYDDWAEFFNQQVAKAKKKPDSILDLACGTGELSVRFAQEGFSVVGVDLSDDMLMVAQEKAAEAGLTLSLFQQNMAELELLKEFDCVVIFCDSLNYLQSDKEVQETIQRVYKHLKPGGLFIFDVHSVHKMKDVFGNQSFSYVDEDVSYIWNCTYDDTDTRVEHDITFFAYDEEMDAYHRFDEVHAQRTWSIDDYQSWLSEAGFINIEVSADFKMSEPTSNSERIFFSAQKKEAE from the coding sequence ATGAGCAGGTACGGAGAATTTGCCTACGTATATGATCAGCTAATGGCAGACGTTCCGTATGACGATTGGGCTGAATTTTTTAATCAGCAGGTGGCAAAAGCGAAAAAAAAGCCTGACAGTATATTAGACCTTGCCTGCGGCACGGGAGAACTCTCCGTTCGATTTGCACAAGAAGGTTTCTCCGTAGTAGGCGTTGATTTGTCTGATGATATGCTTATGGTAGCCCAGGAAAAGGCGGCAGAAGCAGGGTTAACGCTATCTCTTTTTCAGCAAAACATGGCGGAACTTGAGTTATTGAAAGAGTTCGACTGTGTAGTAATCTTTTGTGATTCTTTGAACTATTTGCAAAGTGATAAAGAAGTTCAAGAAACCATTCAACGTGTATATAAGCACTTAAAACCAGGTGGGCTCTTTATATTTGATGTTCATTCAGTGCACAAGATGAAAGACGTATTTGGAAATCAATCTTTTTCTTACGTAGATGAAGACGTGTCATATATTTGGAACTGCACCTATGACGATACAGACACGCGCGTAGAGCATGATATTACGTTTTTTGCTTATGATGAAGAAATGGATGCATATCATCGCTTTGATGAGGTGCATGCTCAGCGCACTTGGTCGATTGACGATTATCAATCATGGCTGAGCGAAGCTGGTTTTATAAATATAGAAGTAAGTGCAGATTTCAAAATGAGTGAGCCTACTTCAAACAGTGAGCGCATCTTTTTCTCTGCGCAAAAAAAAGAAGCCGAGTAG
- the rsfS gene encoding ribosome silencing factor, translated as MTERELLSLVVEAADDKKAIDIVALNMEGISLVADYFVICHGNSDKQVQAIAREIKEKAHEQGISVKRLEGFEQAKWVLVDLGDVVVHIFHKDERGYYNLERLWGDAPFVSSEELQL; from the coding sequence ATGACTGAACGTGAATTGCTATCTCTTGTTGTAGAAGCAGCAGACGATAAAAAAGCAATCGATATCGTAGCGTTAAATATGGAAGGAATCTCACTTGTGGCAGATTATTTTGTTATTTGTCACGGTAACTCAGATAAACAAGTGCAGGCAATCGCTCGTGAAATTAAAGAAAAAGCACACGAACAAGGCATTTCTGTGAAGCGTTTAGAAGGATTTGAGCAGGCTAAGTGGGTTCTTGTTGATCTTGGAGATGTTGTGGTTCACATTTTCCATAAAGATGAGCGCGGATATTATAACTTAGAACGCTTATGGGGAGATGCACCATTTGTAAGTTCAGAAGAGCTACAGCTATGA
- a CDS encoding YqzM family protein has product MNQFEESVQSKRNDAVDSAVGFGVSFGFFTALFVIATVIHYLGS; this is encoded by the coding sequence ATGAACCAATTTGAAGAAAGTGTCCAAAGTAAACGCAACGACGCTGTCGATTCCGCCGTAGGATTTGGTGTTTCATTTGGCTTTTTCACTGCCTTATTTGTTATTGCAACTGTGATTCACTACTTGGGTTCGTAA
- a CDS encoding helix-hairpin-helix domain-containing protein gives MTFSKKQWLIGCICLAIGLAFYIYRTGGEKSESSLQTSDMIKAESSAAKKEGESSDQVISSQDSPFVMVDIKGAVQKPGVYQLPKDARVKDALAQAGGATKEADLRQLNLASKLQDEMAVYIPATGEEIPPSSPVSSISSSGTSNDQPLVNINTANTDELQTLNGIGPSKASAIVSYREENGLFQTVEDLGQVSGIGEKSLEKIKAQITVQ, from the coding sequence TTGACTTTTTCAAAAAAACAATGGCTAATTGGCTGTATTTGTTTAGCAATTGGGTTGGCTTTTTATATCTATCGCACAGGCGGAGAGAAATCGGAAAGTTCTCTTCAAACCTCAGATATGATAAAGGCAGAATCTTCTGCTGCAAAAAAAGAAGGAGAGTCGTCTGATCAAGTAATTTCGAGCCAAGATTCCCCGTTTGTTATGGTGGATATTAAAGGAGCTGTTCAGAAGCCTGGTGTATACCAGCTTCCGAAAGACGCAAGGGTAAAAGATGCTCTAGCACAAGCCGGAGGCGCTACGAAAGAGGCGGACTTAAGACAGCTCAATTTAGCTAGCAAGCTACAAGATGAAATGGCTGTTTACATTCCAGCTACTGGAGAAGAAATCCCGCCTTCATCTCCAGTTTCTTCAATCTCTTCCTCAGGAACTTCAAATGATCAGCCCCTGGTTAATATCAATACAGCGAACACTGATGAACTGCAAACGCTAAATGGAATTGGACCTTCAAAAGCGAGTGCCATCGTTTCATATCGAGAGGAAAATGGCTTGTTTCAAACAGTAGAGGATTTGGGGCAAGTATCAGGTATTGGCGAGAAGTCGCTAGAAAAAATCAAAGCTCAAATTACGGTACAGTAG
- the yqeH gene encoding ribosome biogenesis GTPase YqeH, producing the protein MSEEKLQCVGCGVEIQTERPDELGYAPKSALEKEVIICQRCFRLKHYNEVQDVSLTDDDFLKILNGIGQTDGLVVKVVDIFDFNGSWLPGLHRFVGNNKVLLVGNKADLLPKSIKKNKLIHWMKREAKELGLKSVDVFLMSAQKGQGIREIAEAIEHYREGKDVYVVGCTNVGKSTFINAIIKEVTGEKDIITTSQYPGTTLDMIDIPLDNGASLYDTPGIINHHQMAHYVDKRDLKLISPKKEIKPKVYQLNEGQTLYFGGLARLDYVQGGRKSLTCYVSNDLHIHRTKLEKADELYEKQAGELLQPPRPEQMDEFPELVAHEFTIKNEKTDIVFSGLGWVTVNESGSKVVAHAPKGVGVFVRDSLI; encoded by the coding sequence GTGAGTGAAGAAAAATTACAGTGCGTAGGATGCGGAGTGGAGATTCAAACAGAACGACCGGATGAACTTGGCTATGCTCCAAAATCAGCACTAGAAAAAGAAGTTATTATTTGCCAGCGATGCTTTCGCTTGAAGCATTATAATGAAGTACAAGATGTTTCCTTAACAGACGATGATTTTTTAAAAATCTTAAATGGAATTGGTCAAACGGACGGTTTAGTTGTAAAAGTTGTAGATATCTTTGACTTTAACGGCAGCTGGTTACCTGGTTTGCATCGATTTGTTGGAAATAACAAGGTTCTTTTAGTGGGAAATAAAGCAGATTTACTGCCAAAGTCTATAAAGAAAAATAAACTAATTCATTGGATGAAGCGAGAAGCGAAAGAGCTTGGGCTAAAATCAGTGGATGTGTTCCTCATGAGCGCGCAAAAAGGACAAGGAATTCGAGAAATTGCCGAAGCCATTGAACATTATCGCGAAGGTAAAGATGTATATGTTGTGGGATGTACAAACGTTGGTAAATCAACATTTATCAATGCCATTATTAAAGAAGTAACGGGAGAAAAAGATATTATTACCACATCTCAATATCCGGGCACAACGCTGGATATGATTGATATCCCGCTTGATAACGGCGCGTCTTTATATGATACGCCTGGTATTATTAATCACCATCAGATGGCTCACTATGTAGATAAACGAGACTTAAAGCTGATTTCTCCTAAAAAGGAAATAAAGCCGAAGGTTTATCAGCTAAATGAAGGGCAAACGTTATACTTTGGAGGACTGGCGCGCTTAGATTATGTACAGGGAGGCCGCAAATCATTAACATGTTATGTATCAAACGATTTGCATATCCATCGTACGAAGCTTGAAAAAGCAGATGAGTTGTATGAAAAGCAAGCAGGTGAACTGCTTCAGCCGCCGCGCCCAGAGCAAATGGATGAGTTTCCTGAACTGGTTGCACATGAATTTACAATAAAAAATGAAAAAACGGATATTGTTTTTTCAGGGCTGGGCTGGGTGACGGTTAATGAGTCAGGTTCAAAAGTTGTGGCGCATGCACCAAAAGGAGTCGGCGTATTTGTGCGCGATTCTTTAATTTAA
- a CDS encoding DNA internalization-related competence protein ComEC/Rec2, with amino-acid sequence MKGYYIYCAFSMMLALYVYDNHSAVSLFLLIVLFIFQWLQCPRKVVITSALLSVLCVYLLAETNKHNKTVLLTESSSFTGEISSVPHSDGDKLTFKFTVQNEEVMAFYKLKTLEEKQQLEKLTIHQVCQLAGQLTSPSPARNLHAFDYQQYLYHQSIHWQLNVKRLDLVKCQLPTLTPLTYLTFIRQKGINYIQQNMSDPGAGFMQALIYGERTGIAEESIKRYQQFGLIHLLAISGLHVGLLTAMCFYLLIRIGITRERAITLLLLLLPVYMVLAGGSASVVRAVFMSMLMLISIKIQRKILLVDSISLAFIAMLLFKPYYLFDVGFQLSFAVSFALILSSQTILPRFHSSFSQLMVVSAIAQVSSLPLLLYYFYGVSLLSLPLNMVFVPLFSLVILPLCLLILFVRILLPGVSELLEQILHVLLLFCEKLLGSFEWIPAGFVTGKPHIVLFLGMYLCIYALFVALEEGEFFVRYMFLLVALLAAQCMYPYLNPKGTVTMVDVGQGDCFIIELPYRKGVYMIDTGGTVSFPKEPWQKRRSSFDVGEDVLVPFLHSKGITRVDKMIITHGDYDHAGAAQHLFSQVAVGELVLGKKAELNDVENGLVIAAQKQSVPVQIVQQGDSWQEGGVLFQIISPTGFEETSNNGSIVIDAKLGNLRWLFTGDLEKEGEQRILKDFPNLKADVLKVGHHGSKTSTSEEFVQHLNPKVALVSAGQKNRYGHPHQEILELLKSYGVYIYRTDEDGGVMYEFTKKSGTFSQQLP; translated from the coding sequence GTGAAAGGATATTATATTTACTGTGCTTTTAGCATGATGCTAGCTTTATATGTATATGATAATCATTCCGCTGTAAGCCTGTTTTTGCTAATCGTACTTTTCATTTTTCAATGGCTACAATGTCCGAGGAAAGTGGTTATTACTTCTGCACTGTTGAGTGTTTTGTGCGTCTACCTATTAGCTGAGACAAATAAGCATAACAAAACGGTTCTTTTAACTGAATCTTCTTCTTTTACAGGTGAAATTTCCTCTGTGCCGCATAGTGACGGCGACAAACTTACTTTTAAGTTTACGGTTCAAAATGAAGAGGTCATGGCTTTTTATAAACTAAAAACGTTGGAAGAGAAACAGCAGCTCGAAAAGCTAACGATTCATCAAGTTTGTCAACTAGCGGGGCAATTAACTTCTCCTTCACCTGCTCGCAACCTTCATGCATTTGATTATCAGCAATATTTGTACCATCAGTCTATTCATTGGCAGCTTAACGTCAAGAGACTTGATTTGGTAAAATGCCAGCTCCCCACTCTAACTCCACTTACGTACCTTACCTTTATTCGTCAAAAAGGAATTAATTATATTCAACAAAATATGTCGGATCCAGGCGCTGGGTTTATGCAGGCACTAATTTACGGCGAGCGCACCGGCATCGCAGAAGAGAGTATCAAGCGCTATCAGCAATTTGGTTTAATACACTTGCTTGCCATATCAGGTCTTCATGTTGGACTGCTGACAGCAATGTGTTTTTATTTGCTCATTCGGATTGGAATAACGCGCGAGCGAGCCATTACGCTTTTACTTTTGCTTCTTCCTGTATACATGGTTTTGGCCGGTGGCAGCGCTTCAGTTGTCCGAGCTGTTTTTATGAGTATGCTGATGCTTATATCGATAAAAATACAAAGAAAAATTCTTTTGGTTGATAGCATCAGCCTTGCTTTTATAGCCATGCTGCTTTTTAAGCCGTACTATTTATTTGATGTAGGGTTTCAGCTTTCTTTTGCCGTTAGTTTTGCATTGATTTTATCGAGTCAGACGATTTTACCTCGTTTTCATTCTTCTTTCAGCCAGCTCATGGTTGTTTCAGCGATTGCACAAGTCAGTTCACTTCCTTTATTGTTGTACTATTTTTATGGAGTATCTCTCCTCAGTTTGCCATTAAATATGGTTTTTGTACCGCTGTTTTCTCTTGTTATATTACCTCTTTGTTTGCTCATTCTTTTTGTTCGTATCCTCTTGCCGGGAGTGAGTGAACTGCTGGAGCAGATTCTTCATGTTCTTTTACTTTTTTGTGAAAAATTGCTTGGCTCTTTTGAGTGGATTCCCGCTGGTTTTGTAACGGGAAAACCCCACATTGTGCTGTTTTTGGGCATGTACTTATGCATTTATGCTTTATTTGTGGCGCTCGAAGAAGGAGAATTTTTCGTTCGCTATATGTTTCTTCTCGTGGCATTGTTAGCCGCACAATGTATGTATCCTTATTTGAATCCAAAAGGAACGGTCACAATGGTCGATGTAGGACAAGGAGACTGCTTTATCATTGAGCTTCCTTATCGAAAAGGTGTGTATATGATCGATACCGGAGGAACCGTTTCATTTCCAAAAGAACCATGGCAAAAACGTCGTTCTTCTTTTGACGTGGGAGAAGATGTACTTGTTCCCTTTTTGCATTCAAAAGGAATAACAAGGGTAGATAAAATGATTATTACACACGGCGATTATGATCACGCAGGGGCGGCACAGCATTTATTTTCACAAGTGGCTGTCGGAGAGCTGGTGCTTGGGAAAAAAGCTGAATTAAATGATGTAGAGAATGGCTTGGTGATCGCTGCTCAAAAACAAAGCGTGCCTGTTCAAATTGTTCAACAAGGAGATAGCTGGCAAGAAGGAGGTGTGTTATTTCAGATTATTTCTCCGACAGGTTTCGAAGAAACGAGCAACAATGGCTCAATTGTAATAGACGCTAAGTTAGGAAATTTAAGATGGCTATTCACCGGAGATTTAGAAAAGGAAGGAGAACAAAGAATATTGAAAGACTTTCCAAACCTTAAAGCAGATGTATTAAAAGTTGGGCATCATGGCAGTAAAACTTCAACTTCAGAAGAGTTTGTTCAACATTTAAATCCTAAAGTAGCGCTTGTTTCAGCGGGGCAAAAAAATCGTTATGGTCATCCTCATCAAGAAATATTAGAGCTTCTGAAAAGCTACGGAGTGTATATTTATCGAACGGATGAAGATGGTGGGGTAATGTATGAATTTACAAAAAAGTCAGGAACGTTTTCGCAGCAACTTCCATAG
- the aroE gene encoding shikimate dehydrogenase, producing MSTLYGLVGYPLGHSLSPLMQNDAFKRLNMDAHYEAFPIEPVHFESAIGELKDKNIQGFNVTIPYKVDIMKHLDEVDPLAKAIGAVNTVVNQDGRYIGYNTDGEGYVTSLLKAVEGSLSPKRILIIGAGGAAKAIFYTIAAQHAPEVIAICNRTVEKAAVLANELPFSTKTAAMSISDAEKQLDTFDIIINTTSVGMYPNVDELPLALTLLQKEAVVSDIIYNPLKTKLLKEAEAKGAGTHNGVGMFVLQGALAFEKWTNVRPDEEAMEHIVLSTLTKR from the coding sequence TTGAGTACATTATATGGGCTAGTTGGTTATCCGCTTGGGCATTCACTATCGCCATTGATGCAAAATGATGCCTTTAAACGTCTGAATATGGATGCTCATTATGAAGCTTTTCCAATTGAACCTGTTCATTTTGAGTCAGCCATTGGAGAGCTAAAAGATAAAAACATTCAAGGATTTAATGTCACGATTCCTTATAAAGTTGATATTATGAAGCATTTGGATGAAGTCGATCCATTAGCAAAGGCAATTGGCGCTGTAAATACAGTTGTTAATCAAGATGGCCGTTATATTGGATACAATACCGACGGAGAGGGGTATGTGACGTCTTTACTCAAAGCAGTAGAAGGAAGCTTATCCCCAAAAAGAATTTTAATTATTGGAGCTGGAGGAGCCGCAAAAGCTATTTTTTATACAATTGCAGCTCAGCATGCTCCCGAGGTAATTGCGATATGCAATCGTACCGTCGAAAAAGCAGCTGTATTAGCTAACGAGCTGCCTTTTTCGACGAAAACGGCGGCGATGTCTATTTCTGATGCAGAAAAACAATTAGATACATTCGATATTATTATTAATACCACTTCAGTGGGAATGTATCCTAACGTGGATGAGCTGCCATTAGCACTTACTTTATTGCAAAAAGAAGCCGTAGTCAGCGATATTATTTACAACCCTTTAAAAACAAAGCTTTTAAAAGAGGCTGAAGCAAAAGGGGCAGGCACTCATAACGGTGTCGGTATGTTTGTACTGCAAGGTGCACTTGCATTTGAAAAGTGGACGAACGTCCGTCCTGACGAAGAGGCAATGGAACACATTGTTCTTTCAACACTAACTAAGAGATAA
- the rpsT gene encoding 30S ribosomal protein S20, giving the protein MPNIKSAIKRVKTTEARRAHNIQAKSAMRTAIKNFEALVENNDVDNAKAAFAVASKKLDKAAQSGIIHKNAAARQKSRLAVKLNGLSA; this is encoded by the coding sequence ATGCCAAACATTAAATCAGCTATCAAACGTGTAAAAACTACTGAAGCTCGCCGTGCTCATAACATTCAAGCTAAATCAGCTATGCGTACTGCAATCAAAAACTTTGAAGCTTTAGTTGAAAACAACGATGTAGATAACGCAAAAGCAGCATTTGCTGTTGCTTCTAAAAAATTAGACAAAGCTGCACAATCTGGTATTATCCACAAAAATGCTGCAGCTCGTCAAAAATCTCGCTTAGCAGTAAAACTTAACGGTTTATCTGCATAA
- the yqeK gene encoding bis(5'-nucleosyl)-tetraphosphatase (symmetrical) YqeK: protein MNRTEALEIVKKQLTERRYIHTVGVMETAIELAKRFEADEKKAELAAIFHDYAKFRPKEEMKQIIIDQNMSPSLLEYNTELWHAPVGAFLVRNEVGITDKEVLDAIAYHTSGRPGMTLLEKIVYVADYIEPGRRFPGVDEVRELAKTDLNAALIQSLKNTISFLMTKHQAVYPDTMMTYNDLILGGQTHD from the coding sequence ATGAATCGAACTGAGGCATTAGAAATCGTAAAGAAACAGTTAACAGAACGCCGTTATATTCATACTGTCGGGGTAATGGAAACAGCAATTGAATTAGCTAAGCGTTTTGAAGCAGACGAAAAAAAAGCAGAACTGGCTGCTATTTTTCATGACTACGCCAAATTTCGTCCAAAGGAAGAGATGAAGCAAATTATTATTGATCAAAACATGAGCCCTTCTTTATTGGAATACAATACCGAATTATGGCATGCTCCAGTAGGCGCGTTTTTAGTGAGAAATGAAGTAGGGATTACGGATAAGGAAGTATTGGATGCGATTGCTTACCATACATCCGGAAGACCTGGCATGACGTTACTTGAAAAAATTGTGTACGTTGCTGATTACATTGAACCCGGAAGAAGATTTCCAGGTGTTGATGAAGTGCGGGAGTTAGCTAAAACGGACTTAAATGCAGCACTTATTCAATCACTGAAAAACACCATTTCTTTTTTAATGACTAAACATCAGGCCGTTTATCCCGATACGATGATGACATATAATGATTTAATCTTAGGAGGTCAAACACATGACTGA
- a CDS encoding nicotinate-nucleotide adenylyltransferase: MKSIGILGGTFNPPHLGHLMMANEVLHALKLDEIWFMPSYIPPHKTIKEPIEPYHRLHMLKLAIEEHDQFTLQPIEFERKEPSYTYDTMRILTEKYPTYQFHFIVGADMVEYLPKWYEIDELVNLVTFVGVKRPGYTITSPYPIKEVEVPQFDVSSSFIRERVVKKETIRYFIPAGVKQYIEENQLYESN; the protein is encoded by the coding sequence TTGAAGAGTATTGGAATTTTAGGTGGAACATTCAACCCGCCTCATTTGGGGCATTTAATGATGGCAAATGAGGTTTTGCATGCCTTGAAATTAGATGAGATATGGTTCATGCCGTCGTACATTCCACCTCATAAAACAATCAAAGAGCCTATTGAGCCATATCATCGTTTACACATGCTAAAGCTAGCTATTGAAGAACATGATCAATTTACCCTGCAGCCGATCGAATTTGAGCGCAAAGAGCCTTCATATACATACGATACGATGAGAATACTAACGGAGAAATATCCAACGTATCAGTTTCATTTCATCGTTGGTGCTGATATGGTAGAATATTTGCCGAAGTGGTATGAAATTGATGAATTAGTCAATTTGGTTACATTTGTAGGTGTAAAACGCCCGGGGTATACCATTACGTCCCCTTACCCGATAAAAGAAGTAGAAGTTCCGCAGTTTGATGTCTCCTCTTCCTTTATTCGTGAACGAGTAGTAAAGAAAGAAACCATTCGTTATTTTATACCTGCTGGTGTTAAACAATATATCGAGGAGAATCAATTATATGAATCGAACTGA
- the holA gene encoding DNA polymerase III subunit delta produces the protein MAVDSLKSITKNNIAPVYLIHGVNAFMSKKIRDKIVDYTLNEEDKEFNLSLYDLEETSIDQVLEDAETLPFLGDKRVVVAKNAAFLTAEKSKDKVEHDLAKLQQYVEQPPSFSTLILLAPYEKLDERKKITKLLKKQAAYIEANEFGEKEMKQWIHNLLSKDGVNMDEDAVTLLIQLVGLNVTLVTNEIEKMVLYVGQDGVITKEVVLKLVAKTLEQNVFTLIDAVIQRKVSTALNMYQDLLRNNEEPIKILSLLATQFRLIYHTKQLSSQGYGQQQIAQTIKVHPFRVKIALQQSRSFEEQQLKEILKDLAEADYEMKTGKMDKALILQLFLLKRAQ, from the coding sequence TTGGCAGTTGATAGCTTAAAAAGTATTACCAAAAATAATATAGCCCCCGTTTATTTAATACACGGGGTCAATGCATTTATGAGTAAAAAGATTAGAGATAAAATCGTCGACTATACGTTAAATGAAGAAGATAAAGAATTTAACTTGTCACTATACGATTTAGAAGAAACATCGATTGATCAAGTTCTAGAAGATGCTGAAACGCTTCCTTTTTTAGGAGACAAGCGTGTAGTGGTTGCGAAAAATGCAGCATTTTTAACGGCTGAAAAATCGAAAGATAAAGTCGAGCATGATCTAGCAAAACTGCAGCAATATGTGGAGCAGCCCCCGTCTTTTTCAACGTTAATTCTACTAGCCCCTTATGAAAAGCTGGATGAAAGAAAAAAAATAACAAAATTATTAAAAAAACAAGCAGCTTACATTGAAGCGAACGAATTTGGTGAAAAAGAAATGAAGCAGTGGATTCATAATTTACTTTCAAAAGATGGAGTGAATATGGATGAAGATGCTGTGACGCTGCTTATTCAGCTTGTGGGTCTTAATGTAACGCTTGTAACAAATGAAATTGAAAAAATGGTATTATACGTTGGACAAGACGGAGTCATTACAAAAGAAGTTGTGCTTAAGCTTGTGGCAAAAACGCTTGAACAAAATGTATTTACGCTTATTGACGCTGTTATTCAGCGAAAGGTTTCTACTGCTTTAAATATGTATCAGGATTTACTGCGTAATAACGAAGAGCCTATTAAAATTTTATCTTTGTTAGCGACGCAGTTTCGTTTGATTTATCATACGAAGCAGCTGTCTAGTCAAGGGTACGGTCAGCAGCAAATTGCTCAAACGATTAAGGTTCATCCGTTTCGTGTGAAAATTGCTTTGCAGCAGAGCAGAAGTTTTGAGGAACAGCAGCTTAAAGAAATTTTAAAGGATTTAGCAGAGGCAGATTATGAAATGAAGACGGGGAAAATGGATAAAGCGCTTATTTTACAGCTGTTTTTATTAAAAAGAGCGCAATAA
- the yhbY gene encoding ribosome assembly RNA-binding protein YhbY, with the protein MLTGKQKRFLRSKAHHLNPIFQVGKGGVNENMIGQIADALEARELLKVSILQNCDEDRDTVAARLTKGTKAELVQVIGNTIVLYKESRENKQLMLPKVK; encoded by the coding sequence ATGTTAACAGGTAAACAAAAACGTTTTTTACGTTCAAAAGCACATCATTTAAATCCAATTTTCCAAGTAGGAAAAGGTGGAGTCAACGAAAATATGATTGGTCAAATTGCTGATGCATTAGAAGCAAGAGAATTATTAAAAGTAAGCATTCTGCAAAACTGTGACGAAGATCGTGATACGGTTGCTGCTCGATTAACAAAAGGAACAAAAGCAGAGCTTGTACAAGTGATTGGAAATACAATTGTATTATATAAAGAATCACGCGAAAATAAGCAGTTAATGCTTCCAAAAGTGAAATGA
- a CDS encoding ComE operon protein 2 — MNRISWDQYFMAQSHLLALRSTCERLAVGATVVRDKRIIAGGYNGSISGGVHCADEGCYVIDGHCVRTVHAEVNALLQCAKFGVKTEDAEVYVTHFPCLNCCKALIQAGIKTVYYANDYKNHPYAVELFQQAGVKTAKVELDDAIIDLKSKEKLQFVTDVLARLEKSGADEAEVMNLQREALALFTAN, encoded by the coding sequence ATGAACCGGATTTCATGGGATCAATATTTTATGGCACAAAGCCATTTGCTAGCCTTAAGAAGCACTTGTGAACGTCTGGCTGTTGGGGCTACAGTGGTGCGTGATAAACGTATTATAGCTGGAGGATACAACGGCTCGATCAGCGGAGGCGTGCATTGTGCTGACGAAGGCTGTTATGTGATTGATGGACACTGTGTAAGAACTGTCCATGCAGAAGTGAATGCACTCTTGCAGTGTGCTAAGTTTGGTGTGAAAACAGAAGATGCGGAAGTATACGTCACGCATTTTCCGTGTTTAAACTGCTGTAAAGCCCTTATTCAAGCGGGAATTAAAACAGTATATTACGCTAATGATTACAAAAATCATCCGTATGCTGTTGAGTTATTTCAACAGGCGGGAGTGAAAACAGCAAAAGTTGAACTTGATGACGCAATCATTGACTTAAAAAGTAAAGAGAAGCTTCAATTTGTGACGGATGTTCTCGCTCGTTTAGAAAAAAGCGGAGCGGACGAAGCAGAAGTGATGAATTTACAGCGTGAAGCTCTCGCTTTGTTTACGGCAAATTAA
- the comER gene encoding late competence protein ComER → MNIGFIGTGNMGKILIDAFIESKAVRPSKITIMNRTKKRAKEIQQQHKKINVADTAEEVVHASKVIFICVKPLDIHPLLIKLEPLLTKDHCIVSITSPISVEQIERLIPSQAARIIPSITNRALAGVSLFTFGERCTPFYQNYLHELFSSMSKPVAIDQTITRVSSDIVSCGPAFFSFLLQRFIDAAVQETNISEEEATVMASDMIIGMGKLLEKEIFTLPTLQDKVCVKGGVTGEGIKVLEAELGEMFVHVFQKTHEKFDEDIELVHNQFDSLIP, encoded by the coding sequence GTGAACATAGGGTTTATCGGAACAGGAAACATGGGGAAAATATTAATTGATGCGTTTATTGAATCAAAAGCCGTACGTCCTTCTAAAATCACTATTATGAATCGCACAAAAAAAAGAGCCAAAGAGATTCAACAGCAGCATAAAAAAATTAATGTTGCTGATACAGCTGAAGAAGTTGTTCACGCATCCAAAGTCATTTTTATTTGTGTTAAGCCATTGGATATTCACCCCCTTTTAATAAAATTAGAACCACTGCTGACGAAAGATCATTGCATTGTATCCATTACCAGTCCAATTAGCGTAGAACAAATCGAACGCCTCATTCCGAGTCAAGCAGCTAGAATTATCCCTAGCATTACGAATCGGGCATTAGCAGGTGTTTCTCTTTTCACGTTTGGAGAAAGATGTACGCCTTTTTACCAAAATTATTTACATGAATTATTTTCATCTATGTCAAAGCCTGTGGCTATTGATCAAACGATTACGCGTGTATCATCCGATATCGTAAGCTGCGGTCCTGCATTCTTCAGCTTTTTGCTTCAACGCTTTATTGATGCAGCAGTTCAAGAAACAAATATTTCTGAAGAAGAAGCTACCGTCATGGCCAGTGATATGATTATTGGAATGGGAAAACTGTTGGAAAAAGAAATATTTACGCTTCCTACCTTGCAGGATAAAGTATGCGTAAAAGGCGGTGTAACCGGAGAAGGTATTAAAGTTTTAGAAGCTGAACTCGGAGAGATGTTTGTGCACGTATTTCAAAAGACACATGAAAAATTTGACGAAGACATTGAGCTTGTTCACAATCAGTTTGATAGTCTTATTCCATAA